Proteins found in one Xenopus laevis strain J_2021 chromosome 1L, Xenopus_laevis_v10.1, whole genome shotgun sequence genomic segment:
- the LOC495995 gene encoding uncharacterized protein LOC495995: MGKIFFYEDRNFQGRCYECSSECSDLSSYFNRCNSIRVENGNWILYEQPSYRGHQYYLWKGEYPDFQRWMGFNEYIRSCRFIPQHHGQYKMRIYEKGEFQGQMMEFSDDCPNTYDRFRFRDIHSCNVSDGHWMFYEEPNYRGRQYYLRHGEYRRFSDWGASSARIGSFRRVHHMF, translated from the exons ATGGGCAAG ATCTTCTTTTACGAGGACAGGAACTTCCAAGGCCGCTGCTATGAGTGCAGCTCAGAATGTTCTGACCTGTCCTCTTACTTCAATCGCTGCAACTCTATCAGGGTGGAGAATGGAAACTGGATCCTGTATGAGCAGCCCAGTTACAGGGGACACCAGTATTATCTCTGGAAAGGAGAATATCCAGACTTTCAGAGATGGATGGGCTTCAATGAGTATATCAGGTCCTGTCGCTTTATTCCCCAG caCCATGGTCAATATAAAATGAGAATCTATGAAAAAGGAGAGTTTCAAGGGCAGATGATGGAGTTCTCTGATGACTGCCCCAATACATATGATCGATTCCGTTTCCGTGAcattcactcctgcaatgtgtCTGATGGTCACTGGATGTTCTATGAGGAACCCAACTACAGGGGACGTCAGTACTACCTGAGACATGGAGAATACAGGAGATTCAGTGACTGGGGAGCATCAAGTGCCAGAATTGGATCCTTCCGAAGAGTCCATcatatgttttaa
- the LOC108696887 gene encoding gamma-crystallin-2, translating into MGKIFFYEDKNFQGRCYECSSECSDLSSYFNRCNSIRVENGNWILYEQPSYRGHQYYLWKGEYPDFQRWMGFNDYIKSCRFIPHHHGQYKMRIYERGDFQGQMMEFSDDCPNTYDRFRFRDIHSCNVSEGHWMFYEEPNYRGRQYYLRPGEYRKFSDWGASSARIGSFRRVHHMF; encoded by the exons ATGGGAAAG ATCTTCTTCTACGAGGACAAGAACTTCCAAGGCCGCTGCTATGAGTGCAGCTCAGAATGTTCTGACCTGTCCTCTTACTTCAATCGCTGCAACTCTATCAGGGTGGAGAATGGCAACTGGATCCTGTATGAGCAGCCCAGTTACAGGGGGCACCAGTATTATCTGTGGAAAGGAGAATATCCAGACTTTCAGAGATGGATGGGCTTCAATGACTACATCAAGTCCTGTCGCTTTATTCCCCAT cACCATGGTCAATATAAAATGAGAATCTATGAAAGAGGAGACTTCCAAGGGCAGATGATGGAGTTCTCTGATGACTGCCCCAATACTTATGATCGATTCCGTTTCCGTGAcattcactcctgcaatgtgtCTGAGGGCCACTGGATGTTCTACGAGGAACCCAACTACAGGGGACGTCAGTACTACCTGAGACCTGGAGAATACAGGAAATTCAGTGACTGGGGAGCCTCAAGTGCCAGAATTGGATCATTTAGAAGAGTTCATCATATGTTTTAA